In Serratia marcescens subsp. marcescens ATCC 13880, a single genomic region encodes these proteins:
- a CDS encoding MbtH family protein, whose translation MTQEQQNPFDDESLRFSVLVNAQQQYSLWPQFADTPQGWRVLMGPASRGECIDYIETHWQDMRPAALKAADAAR comes from the coding sequence ATGACTCAGGAACAACAAAACCCGTTCGATGACGAAAGCCTCCGATTCTCCGTGCTGGTCAACGCGCAGCAGCAGTATTCACTGTGGCCGCAGTTTGCCGATACGCCGCAGGGGTGGCGCGTGCTGATGGGGCCGGCGTCGCGCGGCGAATGCATCGACTACATCGAAACGCACTGGCAGGACATGCGGCCGGCGGCGCTGAAAGCGGCGGATGCGGCGCGTTAA
- the fes gene encoding enterochelin esterase → MEFLPEKRPGNDLEGLAAQWLREEAAGQSAWWQKVAAHGTPIVEAHDEQHVKMTWLWRDPAGDERHSPICRVYADINGITDHHSTSPSSLTRLPGTDVWYGSAVIDRRWRGSYSLIPITERDLPPVFSDDETLRDRQQRAWWVSLFPLAIADPLNRLSLGPSHRPRPVSLAQGPDADDQSAWQAADRPLDEARLQLFQWHSARLGNQRRVWLYASGEAAVKANRPLVLLLDGQNWIERHALLPVIENETAKGRLPPACWLLIDAIDGEHRENELPCNAAFWQAVIDELLPQAQRREPFSEAGARTVVAGQSYGGLAALYAGLHWPERFGHVLSQSGSFWWPTVQFVTQFEKRHELEEGWLIRQVRQRSAATPKLTVIQQAGDREADIEFVNRQMHQALTAAGHRAEYRVFSGGHDALCWRGGLVDGVRRLLAVME, encoded by the coding sequence ATGGAGTTTTTGCCGGAAAAGAGGCCAGGAAACGACCTTGAGGGATTGGCGGCGCAATGGCTGCGTGAAGAGGCGGCAGGGCAATCCGCGTGGTGGCAGAAGGTTGCCGCTCACGGCACGCCCATCGTCGAAGCGCACGATGAACAGCACGTCAAAATGACCTGGTTATGGCGCGACCCCGCCGGCGATGAACGGCACTCGCCGATATGCCGCGTTTACGCCGATATCAACGGCATTACCGATCACCACAGCACGTCCCCCAGCAGCCTGACCAGGCTCCCCGGCACCGACGTTTGGTACGGCTCGGCCGTTATCGATCGCCGCTGGCGCGGCAGCTACAGCCTGATCCCCATTACCGAGCGAGACCTCCCCCCCGTCTTCAGCGACGACGAAACGTTACGCGACCGCCAGCAGCGTGCCTGGTGGGTATCGCTGTTCCCGTTGGCGATCGCCGATCCGCTGAATCGCCTCTCTCTGGGGCCGTCTCATCGCCCGCGGCCCGTATCCCTGGCGCAAGGGCCGGATGCCGACGATCAAAGCGCCTGGCAGGCCGCCGATCGGCCGCTGGATGAGGCGCGGCTACAGCTTTTTCAGTGGCACAGCGCACGGCTGGGTAACCAGCGGCGCGTTTGGCTGTATGCCAGCGGCGAGGCGGCGGTGAAAGCGAACCGCCCGCTGGTGCTGCTGCTCGATGGCCAAAACTGGATCGAAAGGCACGCGCTGTTGCCGGTGATCGAGAACGAAACCGCGAAAGGGCGGTTGCCGCCCGCGTGCTGGTTGCTGATCGATGCGATCGATGGCGAACACAGGGAAAACGAGCTGCCTTGCAACGCCGCGTTTTGGCAGGCGGTGATCGACGAACTGCTGCCGCAGGCGCAGCGGCGCGAACCGTTCAGCGAGGCAGGGGCGCGCACCGTCGTCGCCGGCCAGAGCTACGGCGGGCTGGCGGCGTTATATGCCGGTTTGCACTGGCCAGAGCGCTTCGGCCACGTGCTGAGCCAGTCCGGCTCCTTCTGGTGGCCTACGGTGCAATTCGTTACCCAATTCGAAAAACGCCACGAACTGGAGGAAGGCTGGCTGATACGCCAGGTACGGCAGCGCAGCGCGGCGACACCCAAGCTCACCGTGATCCAACAGGCCGGCGATCGGGAGGCGGACATCGAATTCGTCAATCGCCAGATGCATCAGGCGCTGACGGCGGCCGGGCACCGCGCCGAATACCGCGTGTTTTCCGGCGGGCACGATGCGCTTTGCTGGCGCGGCGGCCTGGTGGACGGCGTGCGCCGACTGCTTGCCGTGATGGAATAA